From Deltaproteobacteria bacterium, one genomic window encodes:
- a CDS encoding GNAT family N-acetyltransferase, translating into MPGFHAPRLIGRPVVPADAPDILAIYRENEPLLLLLDHDQHPDHMAARFVGQANLPKGGEARHLSNLVLTATAGPCVGLLSVYHGYPDPDVAYIGELFLRPAHQGQGLGREAYLSVEARLRAQGMRAARVGIGLRNWNALRFWIRLGFLRVTGMSGARAFAPNAFAFLELQKKL; encoded by the coding sequence ATGCCAGGCTTCCACGCCCCCCGCCTGATCGGGCGCCCGGTCGTTCCCGCCGACGCCCCCGACATCCTGGCCATATACCGGGAAAACGAACCCCTCTTGCTCCTGTTGGATCATGACCAGCACCCGGACCACATGGCCGCGAGGTTCGTGGGGCAGGCCAACCTCCCCAAAGGCGGCGAGGCCCGGCACCTGTCCAATCTGGTCCTGACCGCCACGGCCGGGCCATGCGTCGGGCTGCTCAGCGTTTACCACGGTTATCCAGACCCGGACGTGGCCTACATCGGCGAACTGTTCCTCCGACCCGCCCACCAGGGGCAAGGCCTGGGGCGTGAAGCCTACCTCTCCGTGGAAGCCCGACTCCGCGCCCAGGGCATGCGCGCTGCCCGGGTCGGCATTGGCCTGCGCAACTGGAACGCCCTGCGCTTTTGGATTCGCCTCGGTTTTTTGCGGGTCACCGGCATGAGTGGGGCTCGCGCCTTTGCCCCGAACGCCTTCGCCTTTCTGGAATTGCAAAAAAAACTCTGA
- a CDS encoding diguanylate cyclase, giving the protein MESIGASSCMNILHGISKGLSQRTSIQQTLEGLCGHVERYFTPTHLAFLLVEPNSGDMTFSLVRGAKEEMVSGKKLRKGKGIAGWVVETGEPLLIENTATDPRFRAQFQSVKTQDTFSIMAVPLKSGELVYGVLELFDSADKTLYTEDHLHSLSAIADITAVAIERAYYFQAMRRMAETDQLTGLPNRRIFERYLEREIEVCKRYGTPSTVMLPTLENLRGLNEEHGVTTADTIIQTLGTIISEDVRKVDVTCRIGPNKFAVIMPNTAPRQALEVRQRLATKIEHQRLLHKLPPFTVSIEARTGTQDDITPLLGITVLSNVGTQGFKKFRNVAANIFQLLNEEKQSMERRQFYRKSVQLAGSFSPLEGGPSGDMLVDNISLNGIGFTALLTPPVAKNDLIRVNFQLDDSRSTEINRVVRVRYIKDRYVGCTFADQKSYDGDLGFYLMR; this is encoded by the coding sequence ATGGAATCCATTGGCGCGTCATCGTGCATGAACATACTTCACGGCATTTCCAAAGGTCTGTCCCAAAGAACCAGCATCCAGCAAACCCTTGAAGGCCTGTGCGGCCACGTGGAGCGGTATTTCACGCCCACGCATCTGGCGTTTCTCCTGGTGGAACCGAACAGCGGCGACATGACCTTCTCCCTGGTCCGGGGCGCCAAGGAGGAAATGGTCTCCGGTAAAAAACTCCGCAAGGGCAAGGGCATCGCGGGCTGGGTCGTGGAAACCGGCGAGCCATTGCTCATCGAGAACACGGCCACGGATCCTCGCTTCCGCGCCCAGTTTCAAAGCGTCAAAACCCAGGACACGTTTTCCATCATGGCCGTGCCGCTCAAGAGTGGCGAGTTGGTCTATGGCGTGCTGGAACTTTTCGACAGCGCGGACAAGACCCTCTACACCGAAGATCATCTGCACAGTCTTTCGGCCATCGCGGACATCACGGCCGTGGCCATCGAGCGGGCGTATTATTTCCAGGCCATGCGCCGCATGGCCGAAACCGACCAGCTTACCGGCCTGCCCAACCGACGCATCTTCGAACGGTATCTGGAGCGGGAAATAGAAGTCTGCAAACGCTACGGCACGCCCTCCACGGTCATGCTCCCGACCCTCGAAAACCTGCGCGGCCTGAACGAGGAGCACGGGGTAACCACCGCCGACACCATCATCCAAACCCTGGGCACCATCATCTCCGAAGACGTGCGCAAGGTCGATGTGACCTGCCGCATCGGGCCCAACAAGTTCGCGGTGATCATGCCCAACACCGCCCCCCGGCAGGCGTTGGAGGTCCGACAGCGCCTGGCCACCAAAATCGAGCATCAGCGCCTGCTACACAAACTCCCGCCCTTCACCGTGTCCATCGAAGCCCGCACCGGAACCCAGGACGACATCACGCCGTTGCTGGGCATCACCGTGCTGAGCAATGTCGGCACCCAGGGATTTAAAAAATTCCGCAATGTGGCCGCCAATATCTTCCAACTCCTCAATGAAGAAAAACAATCCATGGAACGCCGCCAGTTCTACCGCAAAAGCGTTCAACTGGCGGGAAGTTTCAGCCCTCTCGAAGGCGGCCCTTCCGGTGACATGCTCGTGGACAACATCTCCCTGAACGGAATCGGTTTCACGGCCCTGCTGACTCCCCCGGTGGCCAAAAACGACCTGATCCGGGTCAACTTCCAGCTCGATGACTCCCGCTCCACGGAAATCAACCGCGTCGTCCGGGTCCGGTACATCAAGGACCGCTACGTCGGATGCACCTTCGCGGATCAAAAAAGCTACGACGGCGATCTGGGTTTTTACCTCATGCGTTGA
- a CDS encoding response regulator, producing the protein MPARIMIVDDEEYIRKALICLLEDHGEFHLRAVHSAEEALRELESEPADLCIVDLRLPGMSGEEFILTARELGRCPRHVLHTGSVEYTLSNNLGKIGMTEQDVLRKPCDSMRILERVRALLGPGAE; encoded by the coding sequence ATGCCCGCTCGGATCATGATCGTCGATGACGAGGAATACATCCGCAAGGCGTTGATTTGTCTGCTGGAAGACCATGGTGAATTTCATCTCCGTGCTGTCCACTCGGCCGAGGAGGCGTTGCGGGAGCTGGAATCCGAGCCGGCCGATCTGTGTATCGTGGACTTGCGTCTGCCGGGCATGAGCGGGGAGGAGTTCATTCTCACGGCGCGCGAACTCGGGCGTTGTCCACGCCATGTTTTGCACACGGGTTCCGTGGAATACACGTTATCGAACAATCTCGGAAAAATCGGCATGACGGAGCAAGACGTGCTGCGCAAGCCATGCGACAGCATGCGGATTCTGGAGCGCGTCCGGGCTCTTTTGGGGCCGGGGGCGGAGTGA
- a CDS encoding GAF domain-containing protein, which produces MSQKRLYEIIYEVSRTVNSSLDPSEVLSRIAEQVTRAMGVKGCFIRLLDRSGKVLKPAAYYGLSERYAHKGEVELAKSGLDQEAFSGKVVQILDAGTDLRFQYRAEAAQEGLVSVLVSPMFAEGARPIGVMRVYTGERREFGEDDIRFLQAIANISAIAIENARMHQTLKRQMELINAYDYQVFED; this is translated from the coding sequence ATGAGTCAAAAACGTCTCTATGAGATTATTTATGAAGTCAGTCGGACCGTGAACTCGAGCCTGGACCCAAGCGAGGTCCTGAGTCGCATCGCGGAACAGGTCACGCGGGCCATGGGCGTCAAGGGATGCTTCATCCGCCTGCTGGATCGCTCCGGCAAGGTTTTGAAGCCGGCCGCCTATTACGGTTTGAGCGAACGCTACGCCCATAAAGGCGAGGTCGAACTGGCCAAGAGCGGCCTGGACCAGGAAGCGTTTTCCGGAAAGGTGGTCCAGATTTTGGACGCCGGCACGGATTTGCGTTTTCAGTACCGGGCCGAGGCGGCCCAGGAGGGGCTGGTCTCGGTTTTGGTGTCCCCCATGTTCGCCGAAGGGGCCCGGCCCATTGGCGTGATGCGGGTCTATACCGGAGAGCGGCGGGAATTTGGCGAGGACGATATCCGCTTTTTGCAAGCCATCGCCAACATTTCGGCCATTGCCATCGAAAACGCCCGCATGCATCAGACCTTGAAGCGTCAGATGGAGTTGATCAACGCCTACGATTATCAGGTTTTTGAAGACTAG
- the gap gene encoding type I glyceraldehyde-3-phosphate dehydrogenase yields MGKIRIGINGFGRIGRQVLKTIWQRHADTLEVVAINDLFDTATNAHLLRHDTSYGRFGEIVESDADTIRVGGQWTIKSFAQRDPKLIPWRSLGVDIVIESTGIFRTGPTAAQHLEAGARKVIITAPAKEEDLTVVIGVNEGQYDPAKHHVVSNASCTTNCLAPAVKVMHEAFGVAKGVLTTVHAYTNDQRILDLPHKDLRRARAAACNMIPTSTGAAKAVAKVLPEMAGRFDGYSVRVPVPAVSLVDFVAVLERDATADELRAAFKTASEGPLAGILGYSEEPLVSSDYVGDPRSGVVEADFTTVQAGNLAKVLIWYDNEWGYSCRVADLAHLMAQKGL; encoded by the coding sequence ATGGGAAAAATACGTATAGGAATCAATGGTTTTGGGCGTATCGGCCGTCAGGTGCTGAAAACCATTTGGCAGCGCCATGCCGACACCTTGGAAGTCGTGGCCATCAATGACCTTTTTGACACCGCGACCAACGCCCATCTGCTGCGTCACGATACCTCCTATGGCCGCTTTGGCGAGATCGTCGAATCGGACGCCGACACCATTCGTGTTGGCGGCCAATGGACCATCAAGAGTTTTGCCCAGCGTGATCCCAAGCTTATCCCGTGGCGTTCCCTCGGCGTGGATATCGTCATCGAGTCCACGGGCATCTTCCGCACCGGTCCCACGGCGGCCCAGCATCTGGAGGCCGGGGCCAGGAAGGTCATTATCACCGCGCCGGCCAAGGAAGAGGATCTGACCGTGGTCATCGGCGTGAACGAGGGACAGTACGATCCGGCCAAACACCATGTCGTGTCCAACGCCTCGTGCACCACCAACTGCCTGGCCCCGGCGGTCAAGGTCATGCACGAGGCCTTTGGCGTGGCCAAGGGCGTTTTGACCACGGTCCACGCCTATACCAACGATCAGCGCATTCTGGATCTGCCGCACAAGGATCTGCGCCGGGCCCGGGCCGCGGCCTGCAACATGATTCCGACCTCCACCGGCGCGGCCAAGGCCGTGGCCAAGGTGTTGCCGGAAATGGCCGGGCGTTTCGATGGCTACTCGGTGCGCGTGCCCGTGCCGGCCGTGTCCTTGGTGGATTTCGTGGCCGTGCTGGAGCGCGACGCTACGGCCGACGAGCTCAGGGCCGCGTTCAAGACCGCGTCCGAGGGACCGTTGGCGGGCATTCTCGGGTATTCCGAGGAGCCCCTGGTGTCTTCGGATTATGTCGGCGATCCCCGCTCCGGCGTGGTCGAGGCGGATTTTACCACGGTCCAGGCCGGTAATCTGGCCAAGGTGTTGATCTGGTACGACAATGAATGGGGGTATTCCTGCCGGGTGGCCGATCTGGCCCATTTGATGGCGCAAAAAGGTTTGTGA
- a CDS encoding nucleoside-diphosphate kinase: MERTFSIIKPDAVERNLQGEIMAMIQAAGLRIVGMKMLHLTKTQAEGFYAVHRERPFFASLTDYMCSGPCVVMCLEGENAIQKYRDLMGATNKDNAAEGTIRKKYALDIEKNSCHGSDGPDTAATEIAYFFNALELVG, encoded by the coding sequence ATGGAACGCACCTTTTCCATCATCAAACCCGACGCCGTGGAGCGCAACCTCCAAGGCGAAATCATGGCCATGATCCAGGCAGCCGGCCTGCGCATCGTGGGCATGAAAATGCTCCACCTAACCAAAACCCAGGCCGAGGGATTTTACGCCGTGCACCGCGAGCGCCCCTTCTTCGCCAGCCTGACCGACTACATGTGTTCCGGCCCATGCGTGGTCATGTGCCTGGAAGGCGAAAACGCCATCCAGAAATACCGCGATCTCATGGGCGCCACGAACAAGGACAACGCCGCCGAAGGCACCATCCGCAAAAAGTACGCCCTGGACATCGAGAAAAACTCCTGCCACGGTTCGGACGGCCCGGATACCGCGGCCACGGAAATCGCCTACTTCTTCAACGCCTTGGAACTGGTGGGATAA
- the proC gene encoding pyrroline-5-carboxylate reductase, translating to MKRFGFIGLGNMGGAIAKGLAQGRAFELVGFDPSEAMRARQTDIMTILPSGRDVAAQADFLLLAVKPQVTRHVLTDLAQVLKPGTCLISIAAGVTLDRLIKWSGRACPVVRVMPNTPAMIGKGVYALCFDHDLLTNEIKHAVTEVFDAIGQAHVLPEKLFDAYTGLIGSGPAYVFAFMEALIDAGLTLGLTRAQATAMVKGLMAGTALMAEEATAHPTLLKEMVMSPGGTTIAGLNALDEHRFKFAITQAVVAATRRSRELGD from the coding sequence ATGAAACGTTTCGGGTTCATCGGACTTGGGAACATGGGCGGGGCCATCGCCAAGGGGCTGGCCCAAGGTCGGGCCTTCGAGCTCGTCGGCTTTGATCCGAGCGAGGCCATGCGGGCCAGACAGACGGACATCATGACCATTCTGCCCTCGGGGCGGGATGTGGCCGCGCAGGCGGATTTTCTGCTCCTGGCCGTCAAACCCCAGGTCACGCGCCACGTCCTGACCGACCTGGCCCAGGTCCTCAAGCCCGGAACCTGTCTCATTTCCATCGCCGCCGGCGTGACCCTGGACAGACTCATCAAATGGTCGGGCAGGGCATGCCCCGTGGTCCGGGTCATGCCCAACACCCCGGCCATGATCGGCAAGGGGGTCTACGCCCTGTGCTTCGACCACGACCTGCTGACCAACGAAATCAAACACGCCGTGACCGAGGTCTTCGATGCCATCGGCCAGGCCCATGTCCTGCCGGAAAAACTCTTCGACGCCTACACCGGTCTCATTGGCTCGGGCCCGGCCTACGTCTTTGCCTTCATGGAAGCCCTCATCGACGCCGGCCTGACCCTGGGTCTGACCCGGGCCCAGGCCACGGCCATGGTCAAGGGGCTGATGGCCGGAACGGCGCTCATGGCCGAGGAGGCAACCGCCCACCCGACGCTTCTGAAGGAAATGGTCATGTCGCCTGGCGGCACGACCATCGCGGGGCTGAACGCCCTGGACGAACACCGTTTCAAATTCGCCATCACCCAGGCCGTGGTCGCGGCCACGCGACGCAGCCGGGAGTTGGGAGACTAG